A DNA window from Macadamia integrifolia cultivar HAES 741 chromosome 4, SCU_Mint_v3, whole genome shotgun sequence contains the following coding sequences:
- the LOC122076615 gene encoding DExH-box ATP-dependent RNA helicase DExH15 chloroplastic isoform X4: MRTLSTSSSLLELSHLIPFFSYSGNAIFRNLVFSIPRKFVTLRTTSSLSLPSHSYPRAISHSANQLSDVEEEEDEDEDEDGDEDDDDDEAADEYEEFSVDLFDDNKYEDDEIDSTVMEAPPRFEGQKWQRIDKLRSQVRELGDELIDLDELASFYDFRIDKFQRLAIESFLRGSSVVVSAPTSSGKTLIAEAAAVATVVRGRRLFYTTPLKALSNQKYREFRETFGESNVGLLTGDSAVNKDAQILIMTTEILRNMLYQSIGMISSGSGLFHVDVIVLDEVHYLSDISRGTVWEEIVIYCPKEVQLICLSATVANADELAGWIGQIHGTTELVTSKKRPVPLTWHFSMKSSLLPLLNEKGTSMNRNLQLSALEGESYREVGSRRRNSRRHEKGSYKSGSMSGQSTSSKDDTNTIRRSQVPQVKDTLWYLRQKHMLPAIWFIFSRKGCDASVQYLEHFKLLDDCETSEVELALKRFRVQYPDAVRESAIKGLLNGVAAHHAGCLPLWKSFIEELFQQGLIKIVFATETLAAGINMPARTAVISSLSKRSDSGRIHLRPNELLQMAGRAGRRGIDERGHVVLVQTPYEGAEECCKILFSGVEPLVSQFTASYGMVLNLLAGAKVTRRSKEAEMKVLKAGRTLEEARKLVEQSFGNYVGSNVMLAAKEEIAEIQKEIEVLTLEVGDDAVDRKSRKQLSEKTYREISDLQEELREEKRLRTELRRRMEIKRITSLKPLLKEMENGDLPFICLQHNKGGVQHLLPAVYLGKADALSGSKYKNMIYADGSFAIDIMEKEFDFGDMEAQFDAKPSYYVALGSDNSWYLFTEKWIKVVYGTGFPNVPLVQGGALPREIMRAHLDKEELQWKKLSDSEFGDLWCTEGSLETWSWSLNVPGLSSLSDENGVLQMSQAYQDAIVCYKDQRNKVSRLKKKIARTEGFKEYKKIIDMTNFTKEKIERLKARSVRLVSRIEQIEPSGWKEFLQVAGCSTLTVQFFLLEHLYASNYCVCTSMNMCWVEDQW, encoded by the exons ATGCGGACCCTCTCCACTTCGTCCTCTCTTTTGGAATTATCTCATCTTATCCCTTTTTTCTCCTACAGTGGCAATGCCATTTTTCGAAATTTAGTTTTTAGTATTCCCAGGAAGTTTGTCACATTAAGGACAACTTCATCTCTTTCTCTGCCATCCCATAGTTATCCTCGGGCCATTTCCCATTCAGCAAATCAACTCTCCGatgtcgaagaagaagaagatgaagacgaagacgaagacggAGATgaagacgacgacgatgatgaaGCTGCGGATGAGTATGAGGAGTTCTCTGTTGATTTGTTTGACGACAATAAATATGAGGATGATGAGATTGATTCAACAGTAATGGAAGCACCTCCTCGGTTCGAGGGACAAAAATGGCAGAGAATCGACAAACTTCGATCCCAAGTAAGAGAGCTTGGGGATGAACTTATCGATCTGGATGAGCTTGCTTCCTTTTACGATTTCCGCATCGATAAATTTCAG AGGTTGGCTATAGAATCTTTCTTGAGAGGTTCATCTGTGGTGGTTTCTGCACCAACGAGTAGTGGAAAGACTCTGATAGCAGAAGCAGCAGCTGTAGCCACGGTAGTGAGAGGAAGGAGACTCTTCTATACAACTCCTTTGAAGGCATTATCTAATCAAAAGTATAGAGAATTTCG AGAGACATTTGGTGAAAGCAATGTTGGCCTTCTCACGGGAGACTCTGCAGTCAACAAAGATGCTCAAATTTTAATCATGACTACTGAGATTCTGCGCAATATGTTATATCAGAG TATTGGAATGATTTCTTCCGGGAGTGGATTGTTCCATGTCGATGTGATTGTTTTGGATGAAGTACACTATCTCAGTGACATTTCTCGGGGTACAGTTTGGGAAGAGATA GTGATTTATTGTCCAAAAGAAGTCCAACTTATATGTCTTTCAGCGACAGTTGCAAATGCTGATGAGCTGGCTGGTTGGATTGGGCAG ATTCATGGTACAACTGAGCTGGTAACATCAAAGAAACGACCTGTTCCATTGACTTGGCATTTCTCTATGAAAAGTTCTTTGTTACCACTACTTAATGAGAAAGGAACGAGCATGAACAG GAACCTACAGCTTTCTGCTTTGGAAGGTGAATCTTATAGGGAAGTTGGATCTAGAAGAAGGAATTCTAGAAGACATGAAAAAGGGAGCTACAAAAGTGGGAGCATGTCTGGGCAGTCAACATCGTCAAAAGATGACACAAATACAATCCGCCGTTCACAA GTTCCTCAGGTTAAAGACACATTGTGGTACCTTAGGCAAAAGCATATGCTGCCTGctatttggtttatttttagcAGGAAAGGATGTGATGCATCTGTTCAGTATCTTGAACATTTCAAGCTTTTGGATGACTGTGAGACAAGTGAAGTTGAACTAGCCTTGAAAAGGTTCCGTGTACAGTACCCTGATGCTGTTCGAGAATCTGCCATAAAAGGCCTTCTGAATGGGGTTGCAGCACACCACGCAGGCTGTCTACCTTTGTGGAAGTCATTTATTGAAGAGTTGTTTCAGCAAGGACTCATTAAAATTGTCTTTGCTACAGAAACTCTTGCTGCTGGCATCAACATGCCTGCCAGGACAGCTGTTATTTCATCTCTCAGTAAAAGGAGCGATAGTGGACGTATCCATTTGAGACCAAATGAGTTGCTTCAAATGGCTGGTCGAGCTGGACGTAGAGGTATTGATGAAAGGGGTCACGTAGTTCTTGTTCAGACTCCTTATGAAGGAGCAGAAGAATGCTGCAAGATTCTTTTTTCTGGAGTAGAGCCTCTTGTCTCTCAGTTCACTGCTTCATATGGCATGGTGCTAAATCTCCTTGCA GGCGCAAAAGTTACTCGCAGATCAAAGGAGGCAGAAATGAAAGTCTTAAAAGCGGGACGAACACTAGAAGAAGCTCGGAAGCTGGTTGAACAAAGTTTCGGAAACTATGTTGGGAGTAATGTTATGCTTGCTGCCAAAGAGGAGATTGCTGAAATACAGAAAGAAATTGAGGTGTTGACTTTGGAAGTTGGTGATGATGCTGTTGATAGGAAGAGTCGGAAGCAGTTATCTGAAAAAACATACAGGGAGATTTCTGATCTGCAGGAGGAATTACGG GAAGAGAAACGATTGCGGACTGAACTGAGACGAAGGATGGAAATAAAGAGGATTACTTCTTTGAAACCTCTATTAAAGGAGATGGAAAATGGTGATTTACCCTTTATCTGCTTGCAGCATAATAAAGGAGGAGTTCAACACTTACTTCCTGCTGTTTATTTGGGGAAGGCTGATGCTCTTTCTGGTTCAAAATACAAGAACATG ATTTATGCAGATGGTTCTTTTGCTATTGATATCATGGAAAAAGAGTTCGATTTTGGAGATATGGAAGCACAGTTTGATGCCAAACCATCTTATTATGTGGCTCTTGGTTCGGATAACTCTTGGTATTTGTTCACAGAGAAGTGGATCAAAGTGGTTTATGGAACTGGCTTTCCTAATGTTCCTTTAGTTCAAGGTGGTGCTTTGCCCAGGGAAATAATGAGAGCACACCTTGATAAGGAAGAATTGCAGTGGAAGAAGCTTTCTGATTCTGAATTTGGAGATCTGTGGTGCACGGAAGGATCTCTTGAGACCTGGTCTTGGAGTTTAAATGTGCCAGGCTTGAGTAGCCTCTCTGATGAAAACGGG GTGCTGCAAATGTCCCAAGCATACCAGGATGCTATAGTGTGTTACAAGGATCAAAGAAATAAAGTTTCCcgtttgaagaaaaaaattgctcGTACAGAAGGCTTCAAAGAGTATAAGAAAATCATAGATATGACTAACTTCACTAAGGAAAAGATTGAACGCTTGAAGGCTAGGTCTGTTCGGCTTGTTAGTCGAATAGAGCAAATTGAACCGTCTGGCTGGAAGGAGTTCCTCCAG GTTGCAGGTTGTTCAACTTTAACAGTgcaatttttccttttggaGCATTTGTATGCATCAAATTACTGTGTCTGCACATCTATGAACATGTGTTGGGTTGAGGATCAATGGTGA
- the LOC122076615 gene encoding DExH-box ATP-dependent RNA helicase DExH15 chloroplastic isoform X2 produces the protein MRTLSTSSSLLELSHLIPFFSYSGNAIFRNLVFSIPRKFVTLRTTSSLSLPSHSYPRAISHSANQLSDVEEEEDEDEDEDGDEDDDDDEAADEYEEFSVDLFDDNKYEDDEIDSTVMEAPPRFEGQKWQRIDKLRSQVRELGDELIDLDELASFYDFRIDKFQRLAIESFLRGSSVVVSAPTSSGKTLIAEAAAVATVVRGRRLFYTTPLKALSNQKYREFRETFGESNVGLLTGDSAVNKDAQILIMTTEILRNMLYQSIGMISSGSGLFHVDVIVLDEVHYLSDISRGTVWEEIVIYCPKEVQLICLSATVANADELAGWIGQIHGTTELVTSKKRPVPLTWHFSMKSSLLPLLNEKGTSMNRNLQLSALEGESYREVGSRRRNSRRHEKGSYKSGSMSGQSTSSKDDTNTIRRSQVPQVKDTLWYLRQKHMLPAIWFIFSRKGCDASVQYLEHFKLLDDCETSEVELALKRFRVQYPDAVRESAIKGLLNGVAAHHAGCLPLWKSFIEELFQQGLIKIVFATETLAAGINMPARTAVISSLSKRSDSGRIHLRPNELLQMAGRAGRRGIDERGHVVLVQTPYEGAEECCKILFSGVEPLVSQFTASYGMVLNLLAGAKVTRRSKEAEMKVLKAGRTLEEARKLVEQSFGNYVGSNVMLAAKEEIAEIQKEIEVLTLEVGDDAVDRKSRKQLSEKTYREISDLQEELREEKRLRTELRRRMEIKRITSLKPLLKEMENGDLPFICLQHNKGGVQHLLPAVYLGKADALSGSKYKNMIYADGSFAIDIMEKEFDFGDMEAQFDAKPSYYVALGSDNSWYLFTEKWIKVVYGTGFPNVPLVQGGALPREIMRAHLDKEELQWKKLSDSEFGDLWCTEGSLETWSWSLNVPGLSSLSDENGVLQMSQAYQDAIVCYKDQRNKVSRLKKKIARTEGFKEYKKIIDMTNFTKEKIERLKARSVRLVSRIEQIEPSGWKEFLQISNVIHEARALDINTKVIFPLGETASAIRGDNELWLAMVLRNKILLDLKPAQLAAVCGSLVSAGIRVRPWKNNRDSLS, from the exons ATGCGGACCCTCTCCACTTCGTCCTCTCTTTTGGAATTATCTCATCTTATCCCTTTTTTCTCCTACAGTGGCAATGCCATTTTTCGAAATTTAGTTTTTAGTATTCCCAGGAAGTTTGTCACATTAAGGACAACTTCATCTCTTTCTCTGCCATCCCATAGTTATCCTCGGGCCATTTCCCATTCAGCAAATCAACTCTCCGatgtcgaagaagaagaagatgaagacgaagacgaagacggAGATgaagacgacgacgatgatgaaGCTGCGGATGAGTATGAGGAGTTCTCTGTTGATTTGTTTGACGACAATAAATATGAGGATGATGAGATTGATTCAACAGTAATGGAAGCACCTCCTCGGTTCGAGGGACAAAAATGGCAGAGAATCGACAAACTTCGATCCCAAGTAAGAGAGCTTGGGGATGAACTTATCGATCTGGATGAGCTTGCTTCCTTTTACGATTTCCGCATCGATAAATTTCAG AGGTTGGCTATAGAATCTTTCTTGAGAGGTTCATCTGTGGTGGTTTCTGCACCAACGAGTAGTGGAAAGACTCTGATAGCAGAAGCAGCAGCTGTAGCCACGGTAGTGAGAGGAAGGAGACTCTTCTATACAACTCCTTTGAAGGCATTATCTAATCAAAAGTATAGAGAATTTCG AGAGACATTTGGTGAAAGCAATGTTGGCCTTCTCACGGGAGACTCTGCAGTCAACAAAGATGCTCAAATTTTAATCATGACTACTGAGATTCTGCGCAATATGTTATATCAGAG TATTGGAATGATTTCTTCCGGGAGTGGATTGTTCCATGTCGATGTGATTGTTTTGGATGAAGTACACTATCTCAGTGACATTTCTCGGGGTACAGTTTGGGAAGAGATA GTGATTTATTGTCCAAAAGAAGTCCAACTTATATGTCTTTCAGCGACAGTTGCAAATGCTGATGAGCTGGCTGGTTGGATTGGGCAG ATTCATGGTACAACTGAGCTGGTAACATCAAAGAAACGACCTGTTCCATTGACTTGGCATTTCTCTATGAAAAGTTCTTTGTTACCACTACTTAATGAGAAAGGAACGAGCATGAACAG GAACCTACAGCTTTCTGCTTTGGAAGGTGAATCTTATAGGGAAGTTGGATCTAGAAGAAGGAATTCTAGAAGACATGAAAAAGGGAGCTACAAAAGTGGGAGCATGTCTGGGCAGTCAACATCGTCAAAAGATGACACAAATACAATCCGCCGTTCACAA GTTCCTCAGGTTAAAGACACATTGTGGTACCTTAGGCAAAAGCATATGCTGCCTGctatttggtttatttttagcAGGAAAGGATGTGATGCATCTGTTCAGTATCTTGAACATTTCAAGCTTTTGGATGACTGTGAGACAAGTGAAGTTGAACTAGCCTTGAAAAGGTTCCGTGTACAGTACCCTGATGCTGTTCGAGAATCTGCCATAAAAGGCCTTCTGAATGGGGTTGCAGCACACCACGCAGGCTGTCTACCTTTGTGGAAGTCATTTATTGAAGAGTTGTTTCAGCAAGGACTCATTAAAATTGTCTTTGCTACAGAAACTCTTGCTGCTGGCATCAACATGCCTGCCAGGACAGCTGTTATTTCATCTCTCAGTAAAAGGAGCGATAGTGGACGTATCCATTTGAGACCAAATGAGTTGCTTCAAATGGCTGGTCGAGCTGGACGTAGAGGTATTGATGAAAGGGGTCACGTAGTTCTTGTTCAGACTCCTTATGAAGGAGCAGAAGAATGCTGCAAGATTCTTTTTTCTGGAGTAGAGCCTCTTGTCTCTCAGTTCACTGCTTCATATGGCATGGTGCTAAATCTCCTTGCA GGCGCAAAAGTTACTCGCAGATCAAAGGAGGCAGAAATGAAAGTCTTAAAAGCGGGACGAACACTAGAAGAAGCTCGGAAGCTGGTTGAACAAAGTTTCGGAAACTATGTTGGGAGTAATGTTATGCTTGCTGCCAAAGAGGAGATTGCTGAAATACAGAAAGAAATTGAGGTGTTGACTTTGGAAGTTGGTGATGATGCTGTTGATAGGAAGAGTCGGAAGCAGTTATCTGAAAAAACATACAGGGAGATTTCTGATCTGCAGGAGGAATTACGG GAAGAGAAACGATTGCGGACTGAACTGAGACGAAGGATGGAAATAAAGAGGATTACTTCTTTGAAACCTCTATTAAAGGAGATGGAAAATGGTGATTTACCCTTTATCTGCTTGCAGCATAATAAAGGAGGAGTTCAACACTTACTTCCTGCTGTTTATTTGGGGAAGGCTGATGCTCTTTCTGGTTCAAAATACAAGAACATG ATTTATGCAGATGGTTCTTTTGCTATTGATATCATGGAAAAAGAGTTCGATTTTGGAGATATGGAAGCACAGTTTGATGCCAAACCATCTTATTATGTGGCTCTTGGTTCGGATAACTCTTGGTATTTGTTCACAGAGAAGTGGATCAAAGTGGTTTATGGAACTGGCTTTCCTAATGTTCCTTTAGTTCAAGGTGGTGCTTTGCCCAGGGAAATAATGAGAGCACACCTTGATAAGGAAGAATTGCAGTGGAAGAAGCTTTCTGATTCTGAATTTGGAGATCTGTGGTGCACGGAAGGATCTCTTGAGACCTGGTCTTGGAGTTTAAATGTGCCAGGCTTGAGTAGCCTCTCTGATGAAAACGGG GTGCTGCAAATGTCCCAAGCATACCAGGATGCTATAGTGTGTTACAAGGATCAAAGAAATAAAGTTTCCcgtttgaagaaaaaaattgctcGTACAGAAGGCTTCAAAGAGTATAAGAAAATCATAGATATGACTAACTTCACTAAGGAAAAGATTGAACGCTTGAAGGCTAGGTCTGTTCGGCTTGTTAGTCGAATAGAGCAAATTGAACCGTCTGGCTGGAAGGAGTTCCTCCAG
- the LOC122075664 gene encoding uncharacterized protein LOC122075664, whose amino-acid sequence MVSDSVVNGSAIAISKDIGKKRRNNRTAKLKQCKLDARREQWLSQVKRKGCKEESNGGGVSPPSSLPQRDERKGSLENLETRSRREENEGSCLNDSDLESLANSPTRSILGASDSRKDRPGSSSCSSRSSNSSGCYSGSVSEEEKEDGCLDDWEAVADALTADDKRQLPNSVPPADPEVPVGSTATHELPSDKCEAENLKPDCQGTVIRAAPNGRAWRPDDAFRPQSLPNLSKQRSFTMNAERHCGRGAVTWACHSINSPPSPCPICYEDLDLTDSSFLPCSCGFRLCLFCHKRILEADGRCPGCRKQYDPSIGDTGVNGGALPIRLARSCSMGTRF is encoded by the exons ATGGTTTCTGATTCAGTTGTGAACGGTTCTGCTATTGCAATCTCGAAGGATATTGGGAAGAAAAGGAGG AACAACAGAACTGCAAAATTGAAGCAGTGCAAACTTGACGCCAGACGCGAACAATGGCTTTCTCAGG TCAAGAGAAAGGGATGCAAGGAGGAATCGAACGGCGGAGGGGTTTCACCTCCTTCGTCCTTGCCTCAGCGTGATGAGCGGAAAGGGTCATTGGAGAATTTGGAAACAAGGTCAAGAAGGGAGGAAAACGAAGGATCATGTCTTAATGACAGCGATTTGGAGTCCCTGGCGAATAGTCCCACCCGCAGCATCTTGGGGGCCAGTGATTCTAGGAAGGATCGTCCCGGGAGTAGCAGCTGTAGCAGCAGAAGCAGCAACAGTAGTGGGTGTTATTCCGGAAGCGTCAgtgaggaagaaaaggaggatgGGTGTCTAGATGACTGGGAGGCTGTTGCTGATGCTTTGACTGCTGATGATAAGCGGCAACTGCCAAATTCAGTTCCTCCAGCTGATCCGGAAGTCCCCGTTGGATCAACCGCTACTCATGAATTGCCTAGCGATAAATGTGAAGCGGAGAATTTAAAGCCGGATTGCCAGGGAACCGTTATTAGGGCTGCACCAAACGGTCGCGCATGGAGGCCTGACGACGCTTTTCGTCCCCAGAGTCTGCCTAATCTTTCTAAGCAGCGGAGTTTCACCATGAATGCAGAGCGCCATTGTGGTCGTGGAGCTGTCACCTGGGCTTGCCACAGTATAAACTCCCCGCCGTCACCTTGCCCCATCTGCTACGAGGATCTGGATCTCACCGACTCAAGTTTTCTCCCCTGTTCGTGTGGATTCCGGCTTTGCCTGTTCTGTCACAAGAGGATACTAGAGGCTGACGGGCGCTGTCCCGGCTGCAGGAAACAGTACGATCCCTCAATCGGGGATACGGGAGTTAATGGGGGTGCCCTGCCGATTCGGCTGGCTCGTTCTTGTAGCATGGGCACAAGGTTTTAA